TCGCCTGGCCGCCGCCTCACCAATCAATCGCTCCATCTCTTGATTGGCGTCTAGGCGGTCGCGCAGGTCGTGCTCCTTGAGGTCGAAGCGGCTCTGTTGTGCCGGGGTGATCTGCTGCGCCGGCTCGCCATCAATGGTCACGAAGGTGGTGCGCAGCGCCTCGTGGCGCGCAACGATGCG
Above is a genomic segment from Blastocatellia bacterium containing:
- a CDS encoding condensation domain-containing protein — its product is MSPITAVERSEHLPLSFAQQRLWFLAQQMEDTSRAYHIFYGLRLKGQLDRRALRRALDRIVARHEALRTTFVTIDGEPAQQITPAQQSRFDLKEHDLRDRLDANQEMERLIGEAAARR